The Neobacillus sp. OS1-2 genome includes a window with the following:
- the prli42 gene encoding stressosome-associated protein Prli42, with product MKNRKTRKIIVYLMLFAMLASTLLIGIGSLL from the coding sequence TTGAAAAATAGGAAGACTAGGAAAATTATCGTTTATTTAATGCTTTTCGCCATGCTTGCCTCTACTCTCCTAATTGGAATTGGCTCATTACTGTAA
- a CDS encoding L,D-transpeptidase: protein MPGDPFVIINKTKNELAFINDNKVQTVVSVGTGKTQELTPEGLFTITVKAKDPYFRKGNIRGGDPKNPLGARWIGFDARGTDGRTYGVHGTNQPASIGKYVSQGCIRSQNEVISSLFPLIPLGTKILVISSKKSFEKLAQENGAID from the coding sequence ATGCCTGGTGATCCGTTTGTCATCATTAACAAAACGAAAAATGAGCTAGCCTTTATTAATGATAATAAAGTTCAAACTGTTGTGAGTGTCGGTACAGGTAAAACGCAAGAATTAACTCCAGAAGGACTCTTTACGATTACCGTAAAAGCCAAAGATCCCTATTTTCGTAAAGGAAATATTCGCGGAGGAGACCCAAAGAACCCGTTAGGAGCTAGGTGGATTGGCTTTGATGCCAGGGGAACTGATGGCAGAACCTATGGGGTTCACGGGACAAATCAGCCTGCCTCGATTGGCAAATATGTCTCACAGGGATGTATTCGCAGCCAAAATGAAGTGATCTCTTCACTCTTTCCATTAATCCCATTAGGGACGAAAATTTTAGTTATTTCATCAAAAAAGTCGTTTGAGAAGTTAGCGCAAGAAAATGGTGCAATTGATTAA
- a CDS encoding amino acid ABC transporter permease — protein sequence MNLDFTQFIPSMPYILKGILVTLQIVVLAGVLGFVLGIILSLFKISSIRILNWFADVYTSIFRGTPLVLQLMLIYYGSPQVIGYQIEPYTAAILSFALNSGAYISEIIRAGILAVDKGQQEAAMALGVPYGKMMWDIILPQALKNILPALMNEFISLTKESAIVTTIGVMDIMRRSYQVGAENYSFFEPLLIAGLIYYLMVITLTFLGKALERRMRRSD from the coding sequence ATGAACTTAGATTTTACTCAATTCATTCCCTCCATGCCATATATTTTAAAAGGTATCCTGGTTACCCTTCAAATCGTGGTACTAGCAGGGGTATTGGGGTTTGTGCTTGGAATTATTTTATCATTATTTAAAATTAGCTCGATAAGAATTCTTAATTGGTTTGCAGATGTGTATACGTCTATTTTTCGCGGAACACCGCTTGTTTTGCAATTAATGTTGATTTATTATGGTTCACCACAGGTGATTGGCTATCAAATCGAACCATATACAGCAGCAATATTATCGTTCGCACTAAATTCTGGGGCGTATATCTCGGAAATTATTCGCGCTGGTATACTTGCCGTTGATAAGGGACAGCAGGAAGCGGCGATGGCCTTAGGGGTACCATACGGAAAAATGATGTGGGATATTATCCTTCCGCAGGCACTAAAAAACATTCTTCCCGCCTTAATGAATGAATTTATTTCATTAACGAAAGAATCTGCCATTGTCACAACCATTGGGGTTATGGATATTATGCGCCGCTCTTATCAAGTTGGCGCTGAAAATTACTCCTTTTTTGAACCATTACTAATAGCCGGGTTAATCTATTATTTAATGGTTATTACTTTGACCTTCTTAGGAAAAGCGCTTGAGAGGAGAATGAGACGCAGTGATTAA
- a CDS encoding amino acid ABC transporter ATP-binding protein has protein sequence MIKIENLYKSYGSLEVLKGISTTIKAGEVVAIIGPSGSGKSTFLRCLNLLEEPTNGEIWIDDKEVTDKKTNILHVRQNVGMVFQHFHLFPHKTVLQNLTYAPMKVKGLSRDQAEKVAVELLKQVGLSEKANEYPTRLSGGQKQRVAIARALAMEPEVMLFDEPTSALDPEMVKEVLEVMKSLAHTGMTMAIVTHEMGFAREVADRVLFLDGGVLVEDAPPSEFFASPKSQRAQDFLQKML, from the coding sequence GTGATTAAGATTGAGAACTTGTATAAAAGTTATGGCAGTCTTGAAGTATTAAAGGGGATTTCCACTACTATTAAAGCGGGAGAGGTTGTAGCGATCATTGGCCCATCAGGTTCAGGGAAATCGACTTTCCTACGTTGTTTAAACCTGCTGGAGGAACCTACCAATGGAGAAATTTGGATTGACGATAAAGAGGTAACCGATAAAAAAACTAATATCCTTCACGTGAGACAGAATGTTGGTATGGTTTTTCAACACTTTCATTTGTTCCCTCACAAGACGGTCCTGCAGAATCTAACCTATGCACCTATGAAGGTAAAAGGATTGTCGAGGGATCAAGCTGAAAAAGTTGCCGTTGAATTATTAAAACAAGTAGGATTATCGGAAAAAGCTAATGAATATCCAACAAGATTGTCCGGTGGGCAAAAGCAGCGGGTGGCCATTGCCCGGGCATTAGCGATGGAGCCTGAGGTTATGCTTTTCGATGAACCTACCTCTGCACTTGATCCAGAAATGGTTAAAGAGGTTTTGGAAGTAATGAAATCACTTGCCCATACAGGAATGACAATGGCTATTGTCACGCATGAAATGGGCTTTGCGAGAGAAGTGGCTGACAGAGTCTTATTTCTTGATGGCGGGGTGCTTGTTGAAGATGCACCGCCAAGTGAATTCTTTGCTAGTCCTAAAAGCCAACGTGCCCAAGATTTCTTGCAAAAAATGCTTTAA
- a CDS encoding BrxA/BrxB family bacilliredoxin produces MSMDFNFFMNDVVNQARQEIASAGYKELKTPTDVEEALSQKGTTLVMINSVCGCAGGVARPAAAHAVHYDKRPDHLVTVFAGQDKEATETARSYFTGYPPSSPSFALLKDGKICSMVERHQIEGFDPATVVSKLQKEFDEYCEEF; encoded by the coding sequence ATGAGCATGGATTTTAATTTTTTCATGAATGATGTGGTAAACCAGGCACGTCAGGAAATTGCATCAGCTGGATATAAAGAACTGAAAACACCTACTGACGTAGAAGAGGCATTGTCGCAAAAAGGAACGACTTTAGTTATGATCAATTCTGTTTGCGGTTGTGCCGGTGGTGTGGCAAGACCCGCAGCAGCACATGCCGTCCATTATGATAAACGTCCTGATCATCTAGTTACCGTTTTTGCTGGACAGGATAAGGAAGCAACGGAAACGGCGCGTAGCTATTTCACAGGCTATCCGCCATCCTCACCTTCTTTCGCCCTATTAAAGGACGGTAAGATTTGCTCCATGGTGGAAAGACATCAAATCGAAGGCTTTGATCCTGCGACAGTCGTTTCCAAACTGCAGAAGGAATTTGATGAATACTGTGAAGAATTTTAA
- the mce gene encoding methylmalonyl-CoA epimerase translates to MIKKVDHIGIAVRSLDETLPFYTDVLKLTLLGIEEVASQKVKVAFLQAGETKLELLEPVSAESTIAAFIEKRGEGIHHVALGVTSIEARIAEMKENGIRMIDEQPRPGAGGADIAFMHPKSASGVLYELCEKKGMKG, encoded by the coding sequence ATGATTAAAAAGGTCGACCATATTGGAATTGCTGTAAGGTCTCTAGATGAGACACTTCCATTTTATACCGATGTGTTAAAGCTGACGCTATTAGGGATTGAAGAGGTAGCTAGCCAGAAAGTTAAGGTTGCTTTTTTACAAGCAGGTGAAACGAAGCTAGAACTGCTTGAGCCGGTATCAGCGGAAAGCACAATTGCTGCATTTATCGAAAAACGCGGTGAAGGGATCCACCATGTGGCGCTTGGAGTTACATCGATAGAAGCAAGAATTGCAGAAATGAAAGAAAATGGAATTCGAATGATTGATGAACAGCCAAGACCGGGTGCAGGAGGAGCAGATATTGCTTTCATGCATCCAAAATCAGCATCAGGTGTATTATACGAGCTTTGCGAGAAGAAAGGGATGAAGGGGTAA
- a CDS encoding transporter substrate-binding domain-containing protein — translation MKKALILLLIMMMTVGLLAACGTSEKASKKSGEKKVLVMATSADYPPFEYVETGKSDEIIGFDVDLAKAISKNLGYEVKVKDMDFGGLVQSLKSGQADFVLAGMTPTEKRKKNVDFSDIYYTAQHLIVSKKDSGIESVEDLKGKTVGVQLGSIQEGKAEEINKQVPIKIENRNRIPDLIQEIKSGRFDAAIIEDTVAKGYFEKEKEFKGFTISDDPEEAGSAIAFPKNSDLTAKFNNELKKMKENGELQKLVVKWFGGEQ, via the coding sequence ATGAAGAAGGCACTTATTTTATTATTAATAATGATGATGACTGTAGGTTTACTTGCTGCTTGTGGTACAAGTGAAAAAGCTAGCAAGAAAAGCGGGGAAAAGAAGGTATTAGTGATGGCAACGTCTGCTGACTATCCGCCATTTGAATATGTGGAAACAGGAAAAAGCGATGAAATTATTGGTTTTGATGTGGATTTGGCTAAAGCAATTTCGAAAAATCTTGGCTACGAAGTAAAGGTAAAGGATATGGATTTTGGCGGTTTAGTTCAATCACTTAAATCAGGACAAGCTGATTTTGTATTAGCAGGTATGACACCTACGGAGAAAAGAAAGAAAAACGTTGACTTCAGTGATATCTATTATACAGCCCAGCACTTAATTGTTTCTAAAAAGGACAGCGGGATTGAATCGGTAGAAGATTTAAAAGGTAAAACAGTTGGTGTACAGCTTGGTTCCATTCAAGAAGGAAAGGCTGAGGAAATTAATAAACAGGTTCCTATTAAAATAGAAAACCGCAACCGTATTCCAGACCTAATCCAAGAAATTAAATCAGGCCGCTTTGATGCTGCTATCATTGAGGATACTGTTGCCAAGGGTTATTTTGAAAAAGAAAAAGAATTTAAAGGTTTTACGATTAGTGATGACCCAGAAGAAGCGGGCTCAGCGATTGCTTTCCCAAAAAATAGTGATTTAACAGCAAAGTTTAACAACGAGTTAAAGAAAATGAAGGAAAACGGTGAACTGCAAAAGTTGGTTGTCAAGTGGTTCGGTGGGGAACAATAG